From a single Drosophila sulfurigaster albostrigata strain 15112-1811.04 chromosome 3, ASM2355843v2, whole genome shotgun sequence genomic region:
- the LOC133845405 gene encoding uncharacterized protein LOC133845405 gives MFMWCERISATFAGVIVGLWYAKTFPAEDGKDSKDNKGKDNKKK, from the coding sequence ATGTTTATGTGGTGTGAGCGCATTTCGGCGACCTTTGCTGGTGTCATCGTGGGGCTTTGGTATGCAAAGACATTCCCCGCCGAAGATGGCAAGGACAGCAAGGACAACAAAGGCAAGGACAATAAAAAGAAGTAG
- the LOC133845403 gene encoding merozoite surface protein 9, with the protein MSKEGSGSCGCPNPSCRPPQTQRPTCRPPPTLFSRLNCTACNRLFFFIVGAGVAIYYDKLKEAARKAEEEANKDPKQKEKERKEKEKQEKAEKDRKEKERKEQEKKDKERKAKEQKEREKKEKEEKAAKK; encoded by the coding sequence ATGTCGAAAGAAGGCTCTGGATCATGCGGTTGCCCCAATCCCTCATGCAGGCCGCCGCAAACACAGCGGCCAACTTGTCGCCCACCACCGACGCTCTTCTCGAGGCTCAACTGTACTGCCTGCAATCGCTTGTTCTTCTTCATTGTCGGGGCAGGAGTCGCGATTTACTATGACAAACTGAAGGAAGCGGCACGTAAGGCCGAAGAGGAGGCGAACAAAGACCCCaagcagaaagagaaggagcgCAAGGAGAAAGAAAAGCAGGAGAAGGCAGAGAAAGAtagaaaagagaaagagcgtAAGGAGCAGGAGAAGAAAGACAAGGAGCGTAAGGCGAAAGAGCAAAAGGAGAGGgagaagaaagaaaaggagGAAAAGGCAGCGAAgaagtga